Within Halarchaeum grantii, the genomic segment GAGCGCGTCGTCGAGCGCGTCGTCGCCGACCTCGAGGGTGAGCGCCGCAGGGTCGACCTCGACGTCTCGGTCTACTGATCATGTTTTCGGGGGACGGGTGAGCGGAGCGCGCGGGACTAGCGTGACCGCAGGTCCCACAAGGATGGGGAAGGCGCGAACGCTTCGCGTGAAACTCGCGCCAGTAGGCGCGAGTACGCTGGACCGCGCCGCAGCCAACGATAGAGACAGTGGCGGTGCTGAACAATCCACGGATAGGGTGTCCGCGAATCGAGTGGTTCGAAGAACCCGGTAGGTTCGCGGTTCTCTCGCCGTAGGCGAGGTCAAGAGCCGACCAGCGGGAGGCTCGCAGACTTTTGTTCGAGCTTTTGCAAGCGACCGAAGGGAGCGCAGCAAAAGGTCGTCTAGAGCTGGTAGTCGTGCGCGCCGTCCTCGGTGTCGAGGACGGCGGCGAGCAGGTCGACGGTCGCGTCGATGTCGTCCTCGTGGGCGGCCTCCGTCACGGTGTGCATGTAGCGGAGCGGGACGCTGATCGCGCCGACGGGTTTCGCGCCGTTCGTGTTCTGGAAGCCCGCGGTGTCCGTCCCGCCGGCGGGGAGCACTTCGAGTTGGTGCGCGATGTCGCGCGTCTCCGCGACGGACTGCATGCGCTTGTGGACCTTCGGGTTCGTGATGACGCTCCCGTCCTTGAGTTTGATCGCCGCGCCCTCGCCGAGCTCGGTGACGTGCTTCGATTCGTCGGAGAACTGCGGGATGTCGTTCGCGACGGTGACGTCGAGCGCGAGCGCGAGGTCGGGGTCGAGGTCGACGCCGAGCGCCTTCGCCCCCCGGAGGCCGACCTCCTCCTGAACGGTCGCCGCGAAGTGGACGGTGACGTCGGGGGTGATGCGTTTGGCGGCTTCGAGCATCGCGAAGAGACAGACCCGGTCGTCCATCGACTTCCCGGTGACGGTGTCGCCGAGCACGCGCGTGTCCTGTGCCATCGTCACGACGTCGC encodes:
- a CDS encoding M42 family metallopeptidase; the encoded protein is MDANYDLLRELTESHGAPGHEDRIRDIVRRELADVVDDIRTDAMGNVVATVEGAETPDYEVAVAAHMDEIGFMVTHVTDAGFLKLDALGGWDPRVLRAQRVTVHASEGDIEGVIGSPPPHTMSEEERESTDEVADLYVDLGRDGETVADLVSVGDVVTMAQDTRVLGDTVTGKSMDDRVCLFAMLEAAKRITPDVTVHFAATVQEEVGLRGAKALGVDLDPDLALALDVTVANDIPQFSDESKHVTELGEGAAIKLKDGSVITNPKVHKRMQSVAETRDIAHQLEVLPAGGTDTAGFQNTNGAKPVGAISVPLRYMHTVTEAAHEDDIDATVDLLAAVLDTEDGAHDYQL